One window of the Esox lucius isolate fEsoLuc1 chromosome 8, fEsoLuc1.pri, whole genome shotgun sequence genome contains the following:
- the LOC105011821 gene encoding caspase recruitment domain-containing protein 18-like produces MADQKLSQVRNEFVARVSKPVISQLLDDLLEDKVLNEEEKDSVKEENNARAEQARCLIDMVRKKGPQASKKMIGRVQERDSVLYESLGLE; encoded by the coding sequence ATCAGAAGCTCTCCCAGGTTCGTAATGAATTTGTGGCCAGAGTGTCCAAGCCAGTGATCAGTCAGCTGCTGGATGACCTTCTGGAGGACAAGGTGCTGAATGAAGAAGAGAAAGACTCAGTAAAGGAGGAAAACAATGCTAGGGCAGAGCAGGCACGATGTCTCATTGATATGGTCCGGAAGAAAGGGCCCCAGGCAAGCAAGAAGATGATTGGCCGAGTTCAGGAGAGAGACTCTGTGCTTTATGAAAGTTTGGGTCTAGAATAA
- the LOC105011822 gene encoding caspase-1-like, which translates to MADKELTKVRKVFIDSVSKQVISQLLDDLLEDKVLNEDEKDSVKEENSARAEQARCLIDMVRKKGSKASEKMIGRVQERDSTLHEKFGLSSVQPAQISQPLPQLSQQIERPLSSVLIPSTVDFKAQILQAKGREIYPPRDKSGRTRLALLINNVDFDDKDMKRRGAEKDEESIEKLLKDLGYDVVKHKNLSGQEIDEAVKAFSERTEHSLSDSVFVVIMSHGELGNILGIHYKEADPKPDIFPINNIFTHLNTENCKALINKPKVILIQACRGGKDGAVWVSDAVAATNPEINFESDSIRRQHKEKDFISLLSCTPDTVSYRDTEKGTFFIQRILETFNTYACEDHIEELFRKVMGRFEDFPRQMPTKDRATLTKHFYLFPGL; encoded by the exons ATGGCAG ACAAGGAGCTCACAAAAGTCCGGAAAGTCTTCATAGACAGTGTGTCCAAGCAAGTGATCAGTCAGCTGCTGGATGACCTTCTGGAGGACAAGGTGCTGAATGAAGACGAGAAAGACTCAGTAAAGGAGGAAAACAGTGCTAGGGCAGAGCAGGCACGATGTCTCATTGATATGGTCCGGAAGAAAGGGAGTAAGGCAAGCGAGAAGATGATTGGCCGAGTTCAAGAGAGGGATTCAACACTTCATGAAAAATTTGGCCTGTCCTCCGTGCAGCCTGCCCAGATTT CACAGCCATTGCCCCAGTTGTCACAGCAGATAGAGCGCCCGTTGTCCTCGGTTCTCATCCCAAGCACAGTTGATTTTAAGGCACAAATTCTTCAAGCGAAGGGTCGTGAG ATCTACCCTCCAAGGGACAAGTCTGGCCGGACGCGCCTGGCCCTGCTCATTAACAACGTGGACTTTGATGATAAGGACATGAAGAGACGAGGGGCAGAGAAGGACGAGGAGAGCATTGAGAAGCTTCTCAAGGATCTTGGATATGATGTAGTGAAACACAAGAACCTGTCTGGACAG GAGATAGACGAGGCTGTGAAAGCTTTCTCTGAACGGACGGAGCACTCCTTGTCGGACAGTGTCTTTGTGGTGATCATGTCACACGGGGAGCTGGGGAACATTTTGGGTATCCATTACAAGGAAGCTGATCCCAAACCTGACATTTTCCCCatcaacaacatcttcacacaCCTCAACACAGAGAACTGCAAAGCGCTGATAAATAAACCCAAAGTCATCCTCATTCAGGCCTGCAGGGGAG GCAAGGACGGGGCTGTTTGGGTAAGTGACGCTGTGGCTGCGACTAACCCTGAAATTAATTTCGAAAGTGACTCTATCAGAAGGCAACACAAGGAGAAGGACTTCATCTCCCTTTTGTCCTGTACACCAG ATACTGTGTCCTACAGAGATACTGAAAAGGGCACCTTTTTCATCCAGCGCATCTTGGAGACATTCAATACCTATGCCTGTGAAGATCATATAGAAGAATTGTTCCGGAAG GTCATGGGACGCTTTGAAGATTTCCCTAGACAGATGCCCACCAAAGACAGAGCCACTCTAACAAAGCACTTTTACCTCTTTCCAGGCCTCTAA